A stretch of the Channa argus isolate prfri chromosome 9, Channa argus male v1.0, whole genome shotgun sequence genome encodes the following:
- the tbl1x gene encoding F-box-like/WD repeat-containing protein TBL1X isoform X1 yields the protein MSITSDEVNFLVYRYLQESGFSHSAFTFGIESHISQSNINGTLVPPAALISILQKGLQYVEAEISINEDGTVFDGRPIESLSLIDAVMPDVVQMRQQAFRDKLAQQQAASAVAASTSGNQANAPKNGEATVNGEENGTHNMNNHSEPMEMDVDIEIQANKATVLRGHESEVFICAWNPVSDLLASGSGDSTARIWNLNENNNSNSTQLVLRHCIREGGQDVPSNKDVTSLDWNSDGTLLATGSYDGFARIWTKDGNLASTLGQHKGPIFALKWNKKGNSILSAGVDKTTIIWDAHTGEAKQQFPFHSAPALDVDWQNNTTFASCSTDMCIHVCRLGSDRPLKTFQGHTNEVNAIKWDPSGMLLASCSDDMTLKIWSMKQEMCVHDLQAHSKEIYTIKWSPTGPGTNNPNSNIMLASASFDSTVRLWDVERGVCIHTLTKHQEPVYSVAFSPDGKHLASGSFDKCVHIWNTTTGALVHSYRGTGGIFEVCWNSTGDKVGASASDGSVCVLDLRK from the exons ATGAGTATTACCAGCGACGAGGTGAACTTCTTGGTCTACAGATATCTCCAAGAATCAG gtttttccCACTCGGCATTCACCTTTGGCATTGAGAGCCACATCAGCCAGTCCAACATCAATGGAACACTAGTGCCCCCTGCAGCCCTCATCTCCATTCTGCAGAAAGGACTTCAGTATGTGGAGGCAGAAATTAGCATCAATGAG GATGGTACAGTCTTTGATGGTCGGCCAATTGAATCGCTGTCGCTCATTGACGCAGTGATGCCAGATGTGGTGCAGATGCGGCAGCAGGCTTTCCGTGACAAGTTAGCCCAGCAGCAGGCTGCCAGTGCAGTGGCAGCATCAACCTCTGGAAACCAGGCTAATGCACCAAAGAATGGAGAAGCCACTGTAAATGGGGAGGAGAATGGCACTCACAACATGA ATAACCACAGCGAGCCCATGGAGATGGATGTAGACATTGAAATACAAGCCAATAAAGCCACAGTGCTCAGAGGCCATGAGTCTGAAGTGTTCATCTGTGCCTGGAATCCTGTCAGTGATCTCCTAGCCTCAGG CTCGGGAGACTCCACCGCCAGGATTTGGAACCTAAACGAGAATAATAACTCAAACTCCACCCAGCTGGTGCTGCGCCACTGTATCCGAGAAGGTGGCCAGGATGTCCCTAGCAACAAAGACGTCACCTCACTAGACTGGAAT AGCGACGGGACTCTCCTGGCAACGGGCTCATATGATGGATTTGCCAGGATATGGACAAAGGATG GAAATCTGGCAAGTACCTTGGGGCAGCACAAAGGACCCATATTTGCACTCAAGTGGAACAAGAAGGGGAACTCGATTCTCAGTGCTGGTGTAGATAAG ACGACAATCATTTGGGATGCACACACAGGAGAAGCCAAGCAGCAGTTCCCATTTCACTCAG CACCAGCTCTGGATGTCGACTGGCAGAACAACACCACCTTTGCCTCCTGTAGCACAGATATGTGCATCCATGTATGTCGACTTGGCAGCGATCGACCTTTGAAGACCTTCCAGGGCCACACA AATGAAGTTAATGCCATCAAGTGGGATCCATCGGGAATGCTGCTTGCATCCTGCTCAGATGACATGACATTGAAG ATTTGGAGTATGAAGCAGGAGATGTGTGTTCACGACCTCCAGGCTCATAGTAAAGAGATCTACACCATCAAGTGGAGCCCCACAGGCCCCGGCACAAACAACCCCAACTCCAACATCATGCTCGCCAG TGCCTCTTTCGACTCGACAGTCAGACTGTGGGATGTCGAGCGAGGAGTTTGTATTCACACCCTGACCAAGCACCAGGAACCAGTTTACAGTGTGGCGTTCAGCCCCGATGGTAAACACCTAGCTAGCGGCTCCTTTGATAAGTGTGTCCACATTTGGAACACCACA ACTGGAGCCTTGGTGCACAGCTACAGGGGTACTGGTGGTATTTTCGAGGTGTGCTGGAACAGCACTGGGGACAAAGTTGGTGCCAGTGCATCAGATGGTTCA GTATGTGTTCTTGATCTCCGGAAATAG
- the tbl1x gene encoding F-box-like/WD repeat-containing protein TBL1X isoform X2, which translates to MLQNIQRGMSDGTVFDGRPIESLSLIDAVMPDVVQMRQQAFRDKLAQQQAASAVAASTSGNQANAPKNGEATVNGEENGTHNMNNHSEPMEMDVDIEIQANKATVLRGHESEVFICAWNPVSDLLASGSGDSTARIWNLNENNNSNSTQLVLRHCIREGGQDVPSNKDVTSLDWNSDGTLLATGSYDGFARIWTKDGNLASTLGQHKGPIFALKWNKKGNSILSAGVDKTTIIWDAHTGEAKQQFPFHSAPALDVDWQNNTTFASCSTDMCIHVCRLGSDRPLKTFQGHTNEVNAIKWDPSGMLLASCSDDMTLKIWSMKQEMCVHDLQAHSKEIYTIKWSPTGPGTNNPNSNIMLASASFDSTVRLWDVERGVCIHTLTKHQEPVYSVAFSPDGKHLASGSFDKCVHIWNTTTGALVHSYRGTGGIFEVCWNSTGDKVGASASDGSVCVLDLRK; encoded by the exons ATGCTGCAGAACATTCAGAGGGGAATGTCA GATGGTACAGTCTTTGATGGTCGGCCAATTGAATCGCTGTCGCTCATTGACGCAGTGATGCCAGATGTGGTGCAGATGCGGCAGCAGGCTTTCCGTGACAAGTTAGCCCAGCAGCAGGCTGCCAGTGCAGTGGCAGCATCAACCTCTGGAAACCAGGCTAATGCACCAAAGAATGGAGAAGCCACTGTAAATGGGGAGGAGAATGGCACTCACAACATGA ATAACCACAGCGAGCCCATGGAGATGGATGTAGACATTGAAATACAAGCCAATAAAGCCACAGTGCTCAGAGGCCATGAGTCTGAAGTGTTCATCTGTGCCTGGAATCCTGTCAGTGATCTCCTAGCCTCAGG CTCGGGAGACTCCACCGCCAGGATTTGGAACCTAAACGAGAATAATAACTCAAACTCCACCCAGCTGGTGCTGCGCCACTGTATCCGAGAAGGTGGCCAGGATGTCCCTAGCAACAAAGACGTCACCTCACTAGACTGGAAT AGCGACGGGACTCTCCTGGCAACGGGCTCATATGATGGATTTGCCAGGATATGGACAAAGGATG GAAATCTGGCAAGTACCTTGGGGCAGCACAAAGGACCCATATTTGCACTCAAGTGGAACAAGAAGGGGAACTCGATTCTCAGTGCTGGTGTAGATAAG ACGACAATCATTTGGGATGCACACACAGGAGAAGCCAAGCAGCAGTTCCCATTTCACTCAG CACCAGCTCTGGATGTCGACTGGCAGAACAACACCACCTTTGCCTCCTGTAGCACAGATATGTGCATCCATGTATGTCGACTTGGCAGCGATCGACCTTTGAAGACCTTCCAGGGCCACACA AATGAAGTTAATGCCATCAAGTGGGATCCATCGGGAATGCTGCTTGCATCCTGCTCAGATGACATGACATTGAAG ATTTGGAGTATGAAGCAGGAGATGTGTGTTCACGACCTCCAGGCTCATAGTAAAGAGATCTACACCATCAAGTGGAGCCCCACAGGCCCCGGCACAAACAACCCCAACTCCAACATCATGCTCGCCAG TGCCTCTTTCGACTCGACAGTCAGACTGTGGGATGTCGAGCGAGGAGTTTGTATTCACACCCTGACCAAGCACCAGGAACCAGTTTACAGTGTGGCGTTCAGCCCCGATGGTAAACACCTAGCTAGCGGCTCCTTTGATAAGTGTGTCCACATTTGGAACACCACA ACTGGAGCCTTGGTGCACAGCTACAGGGGTACTGGTGGTATTTTCGAGGTGTGCTGGAACAGCACTGGGGACAAAGTTGGTGCCAGTGCATCAGATGGTTCA GTATGTGTTCTTGATCTCCGGAAATAG
- the gpr143 gene encoding G-protein coupled receptor 143, which yields MASPRLETFCCPNRDAATEFAVTFQPVLFGALSLGSAALSLVFAVVQILPKRKGYRRLGQYPLPRPASSSRILFIISVCDILGCAGMIIRSSVWLGLPNIIDHISVANNTDVWPEVFCVGSAMWIQLFFSASFWWTFCYAVDVFLVVKTSAGISTIILYHMITWGLAVLLCIEGVAMLYYPSISDCEQGLQHAVPHYVTTYAPMLLVLIANPIFFNRTVSAVTSLLKRRQGIYTENERQLANEIKIRFFKIMLVFFICWVPNIINECLLFYLEMQTDINDSGFRNIRNAALITWFIMGILNPMQAFLNTLAFHGWTGIDVDLSLQRRRELAWDSVSTSVPNSASHNPMVVTTLLSQSHVQEAKKNMMGNGQHHSDAISVISEGSESSTVEIHISSELQDYDDVDADGESLENSVRH from the exons ATGGCATCCCCGCGGCTGGAGACTTTCTGCTGCCCGAACCGAGACGCAGCGACAGAGTTCGCGGTCACCTTCCAGCCCGTCTTGTTCGGGGCTTTGAGTCTGGGAAGTGCGGCTCTGAGCCTCGTATTTGCCGTAGTGCAAATTTTGCCAAAACGCAAGGGATACAGAAGACTTGGACAGTATCCCCTGCCGAGGCCCGCGTCCTCTTCACGGATCTTGTTCATCATCAGTGTATGTGACATACTGGGATGCGCAG GTATGATCATAAGGTCATCAGTCTGGCTGGGCCTGCCAAACATCATTGACCACATCTCAGTTGCCAACAACACTGATGTGTGGCCAGAGGTCTTCTGCGTAGGCAGTGCT ATGTGGATCCAGCTGTTTTTCAGCGCTTCTTTTTGGTGGACCTTTTGCTACGCGGTGGATGTTTTCCTCGTGGtgaaaacaagtgcaggaatcAG CACCATTATCCTCTACCACATGATTACATGGGGTCTGGCTGTGCTGCTGTGTATTGAAGGAGTGGCCATGCTCTACTATCCATCTATTTCTga TTGTGAGCAAGGCCTCCAGCACGCAGTCCCTCATTATGTCACCACGTATGCACCGATGCTTCTCGTCCTCATAGCCAACCCCATCTTCTTCAACCGAACCGTATCTGCAG TGACATCTTTACTAAAAAGACGACAAGGAATCTATACAGAAAATGAGAGGCAGCTGGCCAATGAGATAAAAATACGCTTCTTCAAAATAATGCTGGTGTTCTTTATTTG TTGGGTTCCAAACATCATCAATGAGTGTCTCCTCTTCTACCTGGAAATGCAAACGGACATCAATGACAGTGGATTCAGGAATATCAGAAATGCAGCCCTCATCACATGGTTTATCATG GGCATCCTGAACCCCATGCAGGCTTTCCTCAACACCCTGGCGTTTCATGGCTGGACAGGCATTGATGTCGACCTCAGCCTGCAGCGGAGGAGGGAACTGGCCTGGGACTCAGTTTCCACTTCAGTGCCTAACTCAGCCAGCCATAACCCCATGGTGGTAACTACTCTGCTTTCCCAAAGTCATGTCCAGGAAGCAAAGAAGAACATGATGGGCAATGGACAGCACCACTCTGATGCAATCAGCGTCATCTCAGAAG GTTCAGAGTCTAGTACAGTTGAAATCCACATTTCCAGTGAGCTACAAGACTATGACGATGTAGATGCTGATGGAGAATCCTTGGAGAACTCTGTGAGGCACTAG